The following are encoded in a window of Paraburkholderia sp. HP33-1 genomic DNA:
- the gpmA gene encoding 2,3-diphosphoglycerate-dependent phosphoglycerate mutase produces MYKLVLIRHGESTWNKENRFTGWVDVDLTEQGNLEAQQAGVLLKDSGYTFDIAYTSVLKRAIRTLWHVQDKMDLMYLPVVHSWRLNERHYGALSGLNKAETAAKFGDEQVLVWRRSYDTPPPALEPTDERAPYADPRYAKVPREQLPLTECLKDTVARVLPLWNESIAPAIKSGRSILIAAHGNSIRALVKYLDNISDSDIVGLNIPNGVPLVYELDEDLKPIKHYYLGDQDAIAKAQAAVASQGKAG; encoded by the coding sequence ATGTACAAACTCGTTCTCATCCGCCACGGCGAATCGACGTGGAACAAGGAAAACCGCTTTACCGGCTGGGTCGACGTCGACCTTACCGAGCAGGGCAACCTCGAGGCACAGCAGGCGGGCGTGCTGCTCAAGGATTCCGGCTACACGTTCGACATCGCGTACACCTCGGTGCTCAAGCGCGCGATCCGCACGCTGTGGCACGTGCAGGACAAGATGGATCTGATGTACCTGCCCGTCGTGCATTCGTGGCGCCTGAACGAGCGCCACTACGGCGCGCTGTCGGGCCTGAACAAGGCCGAAACCGCCGCGAAGTTCGGCGACGAGCAGGTGCTGGTCTGGCGCCGCAGCTACGACACGCCGCCGCCCGCGCTCGAGCCGACCGACGAGCGCGCCCCGTACGCCGATCCGCGCTACGCCAAGGTGCCGCGCGAGCAGCTGCCGCTCACCGAGTGCCTGAAAGACACGGTCGCCCGGGTGCTGCCGCTGTGGAACGAATCGATCGCGCCGGCCATCAAGTCGGGCCGCAGCATCCTGATCGCCGCTCACGGCAACTCGATCCGCGCACTGGTCAAGTACCTCGACAACATCTCGGATAGCGACATCGTCGGCCTCAATATTCCGAACGGCGTGCCGCTCGTCTATGAACTCGACGAAGACCTCAAGCCGATCAAGCACTACTATCTCGGCGACCAGGACGCGATCGCGAAGGCGCAAGCCGCCGTCGCGAGCCAGGGCAAGGCGGGCTGA